The DNA window CAACTTGCCTGCAAGCACCGAGGCAGCAAGCGAAGAAGTACCCATGACATAGTCGTCCGCGAGATAGATATTTGCGCCACCGAGCTTTACCTTCTGCACATCGCCGGACTTGAACGGGGTGTGCTTCAGGATTCCACTATGCCACCGCTTGATTTCGCTATAATTCATCTCGGGCAGCGCGAGGTCGAGCACCTGCTCGAAGACACGCTCGATGACTGCGTAGGCAACATTGTCATCCTTGTCAATGCATTCCTTGCTGGCATCGGCGCCAAGCTGGAGGTAGAACGCATTCTCGCCTTTGTACACGCCGAGTTTGCGCTTCTTCTGCTCGCGAGAGAGCCACATCACCGGCGCGGTCGCGTCGGTCGCATACACTGTAGAAAAACCGATGTTCATTTTCAACCGCGAAACACCGAACACAGCACCAACCGTGGGCGCGTAATCGACGTCGCCAAGCAGCGAACAGAGCTTCTTGATCGTCCGCGACTCCCCTTCATGCGGTTGCAACAGTTTCTGCGCGTCGGAGGCCGGAAGTGCAAGAACGAGGGTCGAAGTCTCGTGTTTCTCTCCGCGCTGGTTCTTCAGCGTAATCGTCTTGTCACCCGGCAGGAGGTGGCTGATACGCGAATGCGTCCGGACCGGGATCTCGTGCACAATCGCTTCAGCGAGCGCCTTCATGCCGCCGTCAAGATAGTACCATTCAGGATCGACACGATGCGCGGTCGCGATCGATCGTCCGTCAAATTCCAGGATGTCGTTCGGGAGCCGCTTCAGTTGCGGCAACGCGCCTCGTTCGGCAAGAATCTTTCGAAGCAATTCCCGCCCCTTTTGTTCGGTCTTGTCCGAAGTCTCTCCGAGTTCGATGCGCTGTGTCCCGATATCGATCGTACGGTATCCGAGGTTATGCGTCGTGGACCGACCGCCGAGCCCTCGGGACCATTCGTAAAGCGTCACGTCTTTGCCCGCTCGATGAAGGAGATATGCAGCGACCAGTCCGGTATATCCGCCGCCTACAATAGTTATCATTTGTGTTCCTTTCACGTTTCCAGTGTGGAATGATGTTCAGTTAGACCCCACGATGTAGCCCGTTAACGTCAGTAGTTGAAGAAGTCCCGGCAACTATGTGTCCATGTGTTTCGACCAATATGACCCTGTATCGCGACGTGTCCCGTCAGCATGTACAGATTCTTCGTTTCACATGTGACACTGTACCAGTGAGTACGGATACGGTGCTTCTTTTCGCTTTCTTGCTTGTCAACGTATCGTCATCCGTGAGAAAGACGACGATGGTTAATAGTGTATGAATACAAGCTCAGAGGTACAATTGCAT is part of the Bacteroidota bacterium genome and encodes:
- a CDS encoding FAD-dependent oxidoreductase, which produces MITIVGGGYTGLVAAYLLHRAGKDVTLYEWSRGLGGRSTTHNLGYRTIDIGTQRIELGETSDKTEQKGRELLRKILAERGALPQLKRLPNDILEFDGRSIATAHRVDPEWYYLDGGMKALAEAIVHEIPVRTHSRISHLLPGDKTITLKNQRGEKHETSTLVLALPASDAQKLLQPHEGESRTIKKLCSLLGDVDYAPTVGAVFGVSRLKMNIGFSTVYATDATAPVMWLSREQKKRKLGVYKGENAFYLQLGADASKECIDKDDNVAYAVIERVFEQVLDLALPEMNYSEIKRWHSGILKHTPFKSGDVQKVKLGGANIYLADDYVMGTSSLAASVLAGKLLADEVAGVDTEKFIAEPARAQAMVDDLHWYPVVPPKKTMKKPKGQSKDPNSKTQQERRKRVKAMRKKMKRMQKMQQRMSFQRGRWNGPPQQRGGGGYQQRGPGGPRQGGFGGGQGRRPYAPQQRGGGYNQGGGGGYQQGGGGGYQQRSPRRVVPVFQTRNPNYDRGPQQGGGGGYQPRQGGGGYNPNQGYQPRQGGGGYGQRYNQGGGGGYQPRGGGGGYQPRNSGYNQGGGYGGGQRGGGGYNQGGGGYNQGGGGYGRGPQRGGGGYQGGGGGGYRPRQQDGGGYNQGGGGYGRGPQRGGGGYQGGGGYDQNRGRRFNQSQDNDNIGNQFTPDEE